A stretch of Methanoregula sp. UBA64 DNA encodes these proteins:
- a CDS encoding vWA domain-containing protein, which translates to MSNELVYDQQPLGPVTFAENPEPRCPCLLLLDTSGSMAGKPIAELNSGLRAFYEELQGDSLAVKRVEVALLSFGPVRVISEFNTADFFLDPTLEAEGDTPLGEAILTGIDLIRKRKEEYRANGISFYRPWIFLITDGSPTDEWQRAAAMVREGESSKSFAFFAVGVQNADMSVLGQISVRQPLKLQGLKFREFFQWLSNSMKSASRSNPGDRILLSPPSGWSEI; encoded by the coding sequence ATGAGCAACGAATTAGTCTACGACCAGCAGCCGCTGGGACCGGTCACGTTTGCGGAAAACCCGGAGCCACGGTGTCCCTGCCTCCTGCTGCTGGACACATCCGGTTCCATGGCAGGAAAACCCATAGCAGAGCTCAATTCAGGCCTGCGGGCGTTCTATGAAGAGCTCCAGGGAGATTCGCTCGCGGTAAAACGGGTCGAAGTAGCCCTGCTCTCCTTTGGCCCGGTCCGGGTGATCTCCGAATTCAATACCGCCGACTTTTTTTTGGACCCGACGCTCGAAGCTGAAGGAGACACGCCCCTTGGGGAAGCGATCCTCACCGGCATCGATCTCATCAGGAAGCGTAAAGAAGAGTACCGGGCAAATGGGATCTCGTTTTACCGGCCCTGGATCTTTTTGATCACCGATGGCTCACCTACCGATGAATGGCAGCGGGCGGCAGCGATGGTAAGGGAAGGCGAGAGCTCGAAATCCTTTGCCTTCTTTGCAGTCGGTGTCCAGAACGCCGACATGTCGGTTCTCGGGCAGATCTCCGTCCGGCAGCCGCTCAAGCTCCAGGGCTTAAAATTCCGTGAATTCTTCCAGTGGCTCTCGAACTCGATGAAGTCCGCATCACGGAGCAACCCGGGCGACCGGATCCTGCTCTCTCCACCATCCGGGTGGAGCGAGATATGA
- a CDS encoding protease inhibitor I42 family protein, whose protein sequence is MQLTFMGAGIVLCIAVLVIAGCVGSGPTGAGTPTPGPTGTPVMEGHIVADEGQNGATVYVNKSAEITLKLNENPTTGYQWNLTVSPGLTLTNDTYVRSDTSGKLMGAGGTRIWDLTASGTGTQTIHAVYMRSWEPLTGNETAFDMTVIVQ, encoded by the coding sequence ATGCAGTTAACCTTTATGGGCGCGGGAATTGTCCTGTGCATTGCAGTTCTGGTTATCGCCGGCTGTGTTGGATCCGGCCCAACGGGTGCAGGAACCCCCACTCCGGGTCCGACGGGTACGCCGGTCATGGAAGGCCATATTGTTGCAGACGAAGGCCAGAACGGGGCAACGGTCTACGTGAACAAGAGCGCGGAGATCACGCTGAAGCTAAACGAAAACCCCACCACGGGCTACCAGTGGAACCTGACCGTCAGCCCGGGCCTCACCCTGACAAACGATACCTATGTCCGATCTGACACCTCGGGAAAACTGATGGGCGCCGGGGGGACCCGGATCTGGGACCTGACTGCTTCGGGGACCGGTACGCAGACGATCCATGCCGTGTACATGAGATCCTGGGAACCACTGACCGGCAACGAGACCGCATTCGACATGACGGTTATCGTGCAGTAA
- a CDS encoding PKD domain-containing protein: protein MTDQIRTTPVSPSKIHVLVPRVLLCTWCLLLIFTAGIVIPAAADDNTTVTTTVPAATTSTLVSTTVTTVTATVATTTPVTTQTTAVAATTVSLPVAAFSASTTSGTAPLTVQFTDASSGSPTSWNWNFGDGNTSTSQNPSFTYATAGTYSASLTVSNTGGSSTNPATQTITVSPAVPVAGFSYDVSSGVAPLTVQFTDTSTNSPTSWSWDFGDGNTSNTQNPSFTYSTPGTYTISLTATNAAGSNICTKTSLISVTSTVTSPVAAFSADILSGSAPLTVQFTDASTNTPTSWSWSFGDGESGTDQSPSHVYTTAGSYTVSLTATNAAGSNTTTTEGYITVAAAQETAAPVTTAAPAYTYSSVAKTTESSEEEWLEKENAKISPASTKTQSPGFGAVAALAGGWGGFVLLGLRRKR from the coding sequence ATGACCGATCAGATTCGCACAACCCCGGTTTCCCCGTCCAAAATTCATGTACTGGTGCCCCGGGTACTCCTCTGTACCTGGTGTCTTCTCCTCATATTTACAGCAGGAATTGTCATACCGGCAGCAGCAGATGACAATACAACGGTAACGACAACCGTGCCCGCCGCTACTACATCCACCCTTGTTTCGACAACGGTCACCACCGTAACGGCAACCGTTGCAACAACGACGCCCGTGACAACCCAGACAACTGCCGTTGCTGCAACAACCGTTTCCCTCCCGGTTGCAGCATTTTCTGCCTCCACCACCTCCGGCACGGCCCCGCTTACCGTACAGTTCACGGATGCCTCGTCCGGTTCGCCAACTTCATGGAACTGGAATTTCGGGGACGGGAACACCAGTACCTCACAGAACCCTTCGTTTACCTATGCCACGGCAGGTACCTATTCCGCTTCCCTGACCGTAAGTAATACCGGGGGCAGTAGCACGAACCCGGCAACACAGACGATCACAGTCTCCCCGGCGGTTCCGGTTGCCGGGTTTTCTTATGATGTCAGTTCCGGTGTTGCCCCACTTACCGTGCAGTTCACGGATACCTCAACGAATTCACCCACTTCGTGGAGCTGGGATTTCGGGGATGGGAATACCAGTAACACTCAGAACCCCTCGTTTACCTATTCCACACCGGGAACCTATACCATCTCGCTTACGGCCACAAACGCTGCAGGGAGTAATATCTGCACAAAAACCAGCCTGATCTCCGTGACCTCCACCGTTACCTCACCGGTGGCAGCGTTCTCTGCGGATATCCTGTCAGGATCTGCGCCCCTTACGGTACAGTTTACCGATGCCTCAACCAACACCCCGACCTCGTGGAGCTGGAGTTTCGGGGACGGGGAGTCAGGTACCGATCAGAGCCCCTCGCATGTCTACACGACCGCAGGATCGTATACGGTCTCGCTGACCGCAACAAATGCGGCGGGCAGCAATACCACGACAACGGAAGGGTACATTACCGTTGCCGCAGCACAGGAGACCGCGGCGCCGGTTACTACCGCAGCCCCTGCGTATACGTACTCCTCTGTTGCCAAAACAACGGAAAGTTCAGAGGAAGAATGGCTGGAAAAGGAGAATGCAAAAATATCTCCTGCGTCAACAAAAACCCAGTCCCCCGGGTTTGGCGCGGTAGCGGCCCTTGCCGGGGGCTGGGGAGGATTTGTTCTTTTGGGCCTTCGCAGGAAGCGGTGA